One region of Lytechinus pictus isolate F3 Inbred chromosome 8, Lp3.0, whole genome shotgun sequence genomic DNA includes:
- the LOC129266731 gene encoding vitellogenin receptor Yl-like, with amino-acid sequence MKITMSSLISVVLVLGLVALISGARPKASPRRKPSNLKANCFKCSPGQLDSPCIKPQLVCDFRRDCPGGEDEVEEICHRSRFTSTYSVSIDDPILIHDSDNAPAPLPGTNTFYALDRFTGPPGSHITFEFTDVAFSAETKRSRRSYIAVGSGDDPTMVSAQVARISLDTPASTDGYTVSSNEAWLLVVHPKGENIGFTVRVNVVSESPAIVPAVGNDADVDVGMSACFPCLSSDLICVSWDWHCDGANDCDEGEDEIGCPCLGFECSDGKCIEKGFQCDGIVDCSNDETDCPA; translated from the exons ATGAAGATCACCATGTCATCTCTGATTTCTGTTGTGTTGGTTCTAGGGTTGGTAGCCCTCATCTCGGGGGCACGACCGAAGGCTAGCCCGAGACGAAAGCCAAGTAATCTTAAGGCCA ATTGCTTCAAGTGTTCCCCTGGCCAACTTGACTCCCCGTGTATCAAGCCACAACTTGTATGCGATTTCAGGCGAGACTGCCCCGGTGGTGAGGATGAGGTCGAGGAGATCTGCCATCGCTCTCGATTCACAT CCACATACAGTGTGAGCATCGATGATCCCATTTTGATACACGACAGTGACAACGCACCAGCccccttacccggaacaaacaCATTCTATGCCCTCGATCGATTCACGGGTCCTCCGGGATCGCACATCACGTTTGAGTTCACCGACGTCGCCTTCTCGGCGGAGACAAAGCGATCCCGTCGCTCCTACATCGCAGTAGGGTCAGGCGACGATCCCACGATGGTCTCTGCCCAGGTCGCCCGTATTTCGCTCGATACTCCGGCGAGTACGGACGGGTACACGGTTAGTAGCAATGAGGCGTGGTTGCTTGTAGTGCACCCAAAAGGAGAGAACATAGGCTTCACTGTCCGTGTAAACGTGGTTTCTG AGAGCCCCGCGATCGTCCCCGCGGTCGGGAATGATGCTGACGTCGACGTGGGTATGTCAGCTTGTTTCCCGTGTCTCAGCAGTGACCTGATCTGTGTCAGTTGGGACTGGCACTGTGACGGAGCAAATGACTGTGACGAGGGAGAGGACGAGATAGGCTGCC CCTGCTTGGGCTTCGAATGCAGCGATGGCAAATGCATTGAGAAGGGATTCCAGTGTGATGGCATCGTTGACTGTTCCAACGACGAAACAGACTGTCCTGCTTAA